One stretch of Gambusia affinis linkage group LG05, SWU_Gaff_1.0, whole genome shotgun sequence DNA includes these proteins:
- the erp44 gene encoding endoplasmic reticulum resident protein 44, whose product MKLFAISPSLDIRFAAVILLVMGLSTPGQAEIISLDSSNIDDVLNNAGVALVNFYADWCRFSQMLHPIFEEASNIVREEFPDTKQVVFARVDCDQHSDIAQRYRITKYPTLKLFRNGMMMKREYRGQRSVTAIADFIRQQQVDPVKEMHSMEELNTIDRSKRNIIGYFEQKGSDNYHTYEKVANILRDDCTFSAAFGAVSASERFNGDSVIYKPLGESVPDLAYLGSLTNFDLTYAWAQDKCVPLVREITFENGEELTEEGLPFLILFHLKEDSESLERFQSEVTRQLITEKGSINFLHADCDKFRHPLLHIQKTPADCPVIAIDSFRHMYVFPDFKDLAIPGKLKQFVLDLHSGKLHREFHHGPDPTDSTPGQEAEKEVASNPPESSFQKLAPSETRYTILRRDRDEL is encoded by the exons ATGAAACTGTTCGCAATATCTCCATCTCTGGATATCCGTTTCGCCGCTGTTATATTGCTG GTGATGGGACTCTCTACTCCGGGCCAAGCAGAAATTATCAGTCTGGACTCATCCAACATCGATGATGTCCTGA ATAATGCTGGAGTAGCATTAGTCAACTTTTACGCTGACTG gtgtagatTTAGTCAGATGCTCCATCCGATCTTTGAGGAGGCGTCAAACATCGTGCGGGAGGAGTTCCCTGACACCAAGCAGGTGGTGTTTGCTCGGGTCGACTGTGACCAACATT CCGACATAGCTCAGCGCTACCGCATCACCAAGTATCCGACGCTGAAGTTGTTCCGCAACgggatgatgatgaagagggagtacaggggtcagaggtcggtTACCGCCATCGCTGACTTTATCCGCCAGCAGCAGGTCGATCCTGTGAAGGAGATGCACTCAATGGAGGAGCTCAATACTATAGAT agaagcaaaagaaacattatCGGATACTTTGAACAAAAGGGCTCTGATAACTACCACACATATGAAAAGGTTGCCAACATCCTCAGAGACGACTGCACCTTCTCCGCTGCGTTTGG GGCCGTGTCGGCGTCTGAGCGCTTCAACGGAGACAGCGTCATCTACAAGCCCTTGGGCGAGAGTGTCCCTGACCTGGCCTACCTCGGCTCCCTCACCAACTTTGACCTGACGTACGCCTGGGCGCAGGACAAGTGTGTGCCTCTAGTTCGGGAGATCACCTTTGAAAATGGGGAG GAGCTGACCGAAGAAGGACTTCCCTTCCTCATCTTGTTCCATCTTAAAGAAGACTCTGAAAGTTTAGAAAGGTTCCAGAGTGAAGTGACTCGACAGCTCATCACTGAGAAAG GATCTATAAACTTCCTTCATGCGGACTGCGATAAGTTCCGCCACCCTCTGCTCCACATTCAGAAAACTCCGGCTGACTGTCCCGTCATTGCCATCGACTCGTTCAGGCACATGTATGTCTTTCCTGATTTCAAAGACCTCGC tatTCCCGGGAAgctaaaacagtttgttttggaCCTTCACTCCGGAAAGCTTCACAGAGAGTTTCACCACGGTCCTGACCCCACAGACAGcacacctggacag GAGGCGGAGAAAGAGGTGGCCAGCAATCCTCCAGAGAGCTCGTTCCAGAAGCTGGCACCAAGCGAGACCCGCTACACCATCCTCAGACGGGACCGTGACGAGCTGTGA